A DNA window from Phaenicophaeus curvirostris isolate KB17595 chromosome 11, BPBGC_Pcur_1.0, whole genome shotgun sequence contains the following coding sequences:
- the BRPF1 gene encoding peregrin isoform X7: MGVDFDVKTFCHNLRATKPPYECPVGTCRKIYKSYSGIEYHLYHYDHDNPPPPQHTPLRKHKKKGRQARAANKQSPNPSETSQSPGREVMTYAQAQRMVEVDLHGRVHRISIFDNLDVVSEDEEVPEEVPENGSNKENTETQSVPPKSGKHKNKEKRKDSNHHHHNASAGTTPKLPEVVYRELEQDTPDAPPRPTSYYRYIEKSAEELDEEVEYDMDEEDYIWLDIMNERRKTEGVSPIPQEIFEYLMDRLEKESYFESHNKGDPNALVDEDAVCCICNDGECQNSNVILFCDMCNLAVHQECYGVPYIPEGQWLCRRCLQSPSRAVDCALCPNKGGAFKQTDDGRWAHVVCALWIPEVCFANTVFLEPIDSIEHIPPARWKLTCYICKQRGSGACIQCHKANCYTAFHVTCAQQAGLYMKMEPVRETGANGTSFSVRKTAYCDIHTPPGSVRRLPALSHSEGEEEEEEEEEEGKGWSSEKVKKAKAKSRIKMKKARKILAEKRAAAPVVSVPCIPPHRLSKITNRLTIQRKSQFMQRLHSYWTLKRQSRNGVPLLRRLQTHLQSQRNCDQRDTEDKNWALKEQLKSWQRLRHDLERARLLVELIRKREKLKRETIKVQQVALEMQLTPFLILLRKTLEQLQEKDTGNIFSEPVPLSEVPDYLDHIKKPMDFQTMKQNLEAYRYLNFDDFEEDFNLIINNCLKYNAKDTIFYRAAIRLREQGGAVLRQARRQAEKMGIDFETGMHFPHCVTVEEAQVQDIEDEDVRLLLSENQKHLPLEEQLKILLERLDEVNAGKQSIGRSRRAKMIKKEITVLRRKLAHPRDLGRDGLERHGSSARGVLQSHNPCEKDLQTDSAAEESSSQETGKGLGPNSSSTPAHEVGRRTSVLFSKKNPKTAGPPKRPGRPPKNRDSQITPGHGNSPIGPPQLPIMVSSQRQRKRGRSPRPSSSSDSDSDKSPEDGPMDLPANGFSSGNQPVKKSFLVYRNDCNLPRSSSDSESSSSSSSSAASDRTSTTPSKQGRGKPSFSRVNFPEDSSEDTSGTENESYSVGTGRGVGHGMVRKGMGRGAGWLSEDEDSSLDALDLVWAKCRGYPSYPALIIDPKMPREGMFHHGVPIPVPPLEVLKLGEQMTQEAREHLYLVLFFDNKRTWQWLPRTKLVPLGVNQDLDKEKMLEGRKSNIRKSVQIAYHRAMQHRNKVQGEQSSDSSESD; the protein is encoded by the exons ATGGGCGTAGACTTCGACGTGAAGACCTTCTGCCACAACCTGCGCGCCACCAAGCCGCCCTACGAGTGCCCGGTGGGCACCTGCCGCAAGATCTACAAGAGCTACAGCGGGATCGAGTACCACCTGTACCACTATGACCATGAcaacccccccccgccccagcacACCCCCCTGCGCAAGCACAAGAAGAAGGGGCGCCAGGCTCGCGCCGCCAACAAACAGTCACCCAACCCTTCCGAGACTTCTCAGTCGCCGGGACGAGAGGTGATGACCTACGCCCAGGCCCAGCGCATGGTGGAGGTGGACTTGCACGGCCGCGTCCATCGCATCAGCATCTTCGATAACCTCGACGTGGTTTCCGAGGATGAGGAGGTTCCCGAGGAGGTGCCAGAGAATGGGAGCAATAAGGAGAACACGGAGACTCAGAGCGTCCCGCCTAAATCTGGCAAGCACAAGAACAAGGAGAAGCGCAAGGACTCCAACCACCATCACCACAATGCCTCAGCAGGCACCACTCCCAAGCTCCCTGAGGTGGTGTACCGGGAGCTGGAGCAGGACACCCCTGACGCCCCACCTCGCCCCACCTCCTATTATAG GTACATTGAGAAGTCGGCAGAAGAGCTGGATGAGGAGGTGGAGTATGACATGGATGAGGAAGATTACATCTGGCTGGACATCATGAATGAGCGGCGGAAGACTGAAGGCGTGAGCCCCATTCCCCAAGAGATCTTTGAGTACCTGATGGACCGGCTGGAGAAGGAGTCCTACTTCGAGAGCCACAATAAAGGGGATCCAAATGCCTTGGTGGATGAGGATGCCGTCTGTTGCATCTGCAATGATGGGGAATGTCAGAACAGCAACGTCATCCTCTTTTGCGACATGTGCAACCTGGCCGTGCATCAGGAGTGCTACGGGGTGCCCTACATCCCAGAAGGACAGTGGCTCTGCAGACGGTGCCTGCAGTCGCCCTCACGAGCCGTGGACTGCGCCCTCTGCCCAAACAAGGGGGGAGCCTTCAAGCAGACGGACGATGGGCGCTGGGCACACGTGGTCTGTGCGCTCTGGATCCCAGAGGTGTGCTTTGCCAACACCGTCTTTCTGGAGCCTATCGACAGCATTGAGCACATCCCACCTGCGCGGTGGAAGCTGACCTGTTACATCTGTAAGCAGCGCGGCTCTGGGGCTTGCATCCAGTGTCACAAAGCCAACTGCTACACTGCCTTCCATGTCACCTGTGCCCAGCAAGCCGGGCTCTACATGAAGATGGAGCCAGTCCGGGAGACGGGAGCCAATGGTACCTCCTTCAGTGTGCGCAAAACCGCCTACTGCGACATCCATACGCCCCCAGGCTCCGTGCGCAGGCTTCCTGCCCTCTCTCACAGcgaaggggaagaggaggaggaggaagaagaggaggaagggaaaggctgGAGCTCTGAGAAAGTCAAAAAAGCAAAGGCCAAGTCTAGGATCAAGATGAAGAAGGCACGGAAGATCCTGGCGGAGAAAAGAGCTGCGGCGCCTGTGGTTTCTGTGCCCTGCATCCCTCCACACAG gcTCAGTAAGATCACAAACCGTTTAACCATCCAGAGGAAGAGCCAATTCATGCAGAGGCTGCACAGCTACTGGACTCTGAAGAGGCAGTCCCGCAACGGCGTTCCTCTGCTCCGCCGCCTTCAGACGCACTTGCAGTCACAAAGAAACTGCGACCAG AGAGACACTGAGGATAAGAACTGGGCCctgaaggagcagctgaagtcatggCAGCGCCTCCGCCATGACCTAGAGCGTGCACGCTTGCTGGTGGAGCTGATACGCAAGCGGGAGAAGCTCAAGAGAGAGACG ATCAAAGTGCAGCAGGTGGCATTGGAAATGCAGCTGACCcccttcctcatcctcctccgCAAGACGCTcgagcagctgcaggagaaagaCACGGGCAACATCTTCAGCGAGCCGGTCCCTCTGTCTGAG GTCCCAGACTACCTGGATCACATCAAGAAGCCAATGGATTTTCAGacaatgaaacaaaacctgGAAGCCTATCGCTATCTGAATTTTGATGACTTTGAGGAGGATTTCAACCTGATTATCAACAACTGTTTGAAATACAATGCCAAAGACACAATCTTCTATCGGGCAGCCATCCGTCTACGAGAGCAGGGAGGTGCTGTTCTCCGGCAGGCTCGCCGGCAGGCCGAGAAGATGGGCATTGACTTTGAGACAGGCATGCATTTCCCCCACTGTGTAACAGTGGAGGAGGCTCAGGTCCAAGACATCGAGGATG AAGACGTACGGCTGCTGCTCTCAGAGAATCAGAAGCACCTTCCCTTGGAGGAGCAACTGAAGATCCTGCTGGAGCGGCTGGATGAGGTCAACGCTGGCAAGCAGAGCATAGGACGGTCCCGCCGGGCCAAGATGATCAAGAAGGAGATCACAGTGCTACGGCGGAAACTCGCTCACCCGCGGGACCTGGGCCGAGACGGGCTGGAGCGGCACGGCTCCTCTGCCAGGGGAGTCCTGCAGTCCCACAACCCCTGCGAGAAGGACCTGCAGACTGACAGCGCTGCCGAagagagcagcagccaggagaCTGGCAAAG GTCTGGGTCCCAACTCTTCTTCTACCCCAGCACACGAAGTTGGCAGGAGGACCTCAGTGCTCTTCTCCAAGAAGAACCCTAAAACTGCAGGCCCTCCAAAACGCCCAGGACGCCCTCCGAAGAATCGAGACAGCCAGATCACCCCCGGGCACGGCAACAGCCCCATCgggcccccccagctcccaatAATGGTGTCCTCACAGCGGCAGAGGAAGCGAGGGCGAAGCCCGCGTCCCAGCTCCAGCTCGGACAGTGACAGCGATAAATCCCCTGAAGACGGTCCCATGG ACCTGCCAGCCAACGGTTTCAGCAGCGGGAACCAGCCGGTGAAGAAGAGCTTCCTGGTGTACCGTAACGACTGCAATCTTCCCCGGAGCAGCTCCGACTCGGagtccagcagcagcagcagcagcagcgccgcTTCGGATCGCACCAG CACAACGCCCTCCAAGCAGGGCAGAGGGAAGCCCTCATTCTCCCGGGTGAACTTCCCCGAGGACAGCAGTGAGGACACGTCAGGGACGGAGAACGAGTCCTACTCCGTGGGCACAGGGCGAGGCGTGGGGCACGGCA TGGTGCGCAAGGGCATGGGGCGCGGTGCGGGGTGGCTCTCCGAGGATGAGGATTCCTCCCTGGATGCCCTGGACCTGGTGTGGGCCAAGTGCCGAGGGTACCCCTCCTACCCGGCGCTG ATCATCGACCCCAAGATGCCGCGGGAAGGCATGTTCCACCACggcgtccccatccctgtgcccccctTGGAGGTGTTGAAGCTGGGGGAGCAGATGACTCAGGAAGCGCGCGAGCATCTCTACCTTGTCCTCTTCTTCGACAACAAGCGCACTTG GCAGTGGTTGCCCCGGACGAAGCTGGTGCCTCTGGGGGTGAACCAGGACCTGGACAAGGAGAAGATGCTGGAGGGCCGCAAGTCCAACATCCGCAAGTCGGTGCAGATCGCCTACCACCGCGCCATGCAGCACCGCAACAAGGTGCAGGGCGAGCAGAGCAGCGACTCCAGCGAGAGCGACTGA
- the BRPF1 gene encoding peregrin isoform X5 — protein sequence MGVDFDVKTFCHNLRATKPPYECPVGTCRKIYKSYSGIEYHLYHYDHDNPPPPQHTPLRKHKKKGRQARAANKQSPNPSETSQSPGREVMTYAQAQRMVEVDLHGRVHRISIFDNLDVVSEDEEVPEEVPENGSNKENTETQSVPPKSGKHKNKEKRKDSNHHHHNASAGTTPKLPEVVYRELEQDTPDAPPRPTSYYRYIEKSAEELDEEVEYDMDEEDYIWLDIMNERRKTEGVSPIPQEIFEYLMDRLEKESYFESHNKGDPNALVDEDAVCCICNDGECQNSNVILFCDMCNLAVHQECYGVPYIPEGQWLCRRCLQSPSRAVDCALCPNKGGAFKQTDDGRWAHVVCALWIPEVCFANTVFLEPIDSIEHIPPARWKLTCYICKQRGSGACIQCHKANCYTAFHVTCAQQAGLYMKMEPVRETGANGTSFSVRKTAYCDIHTPPGSVRRLPALSHSEGEEEEEEEEEEGKGWSSEKVKKAKAKSRIKMKKARKILAEKRAAAPVVSVPCIPPHRLSKITNRLTIQRKSQFMQRLHSYWTLKRQSRNGVPLLRRLQTHLQSQRNCDQRDTEDKNWALKEQLKSWQRLRHDLERARLLVELIRKREKLKRETIKVQQVALEMQLTPFLILLRKTLEQLQEKDTGNIFSEPVPLSEVTEIYEVPDYLDHIKKPMDFQTMKQNLEAYRYLNFDDFEEDFNLIINNCLKYNAKDTIFYRAAIRLREQGGAVLRQARRQAEKMGIDFETGMHFPHCVTVEEAQVQDIEDEDVRLLLSENQKHLPLEEQLKILLERLDEVNAGKQSIGRSRRAKMIKKEITVLRRKLAHPRDLGRDGLERHGSSARGVLQSHNPCEKDLQTDSAAEESSSQETGKGLGPNSSSTPAHEVGRRTSVLFSKKNPKTAGPPKRPGRPPKNRDSQITPGHGNSPIGPPQLPIMVSSQRQRKRGRSPRPSSSSDSDSDKSPEDGPMDLPANGFSSGNQPVKKSFLVYRNDCNLPRSSSDSESSSSSSSSAASDRTSTTPSKQGRGKPSFSRVNFPEDSSEDTSGTENESYSVGTGRGVGHGMVRKGMGRGAGWLSEDEDSSLDALDLVWAKCRGYPSYPALIIDPKMPREGMFHHGVPIPVPPLEVLKLGEQMTQEAREHLYLVLFFDNKRTWQWLPRTKLVPLGVNQDLDKEKMLEGRKSNIRKSVQIAYHRAMQHRNKVQGEQSSDSSESD from the exons ATGGGCGTAGACTTCGACGTGAAGACCTTCTGCCACAACCTGCGCGCCACCAAGCCGCCCTACGAGTGCCCGGTGGGCACCTGCCGCAAGATCTACAAGAGCTACAGCGGGATCGAGTACCACCTGTACCACTATGACCATGAcaacccccccccgccccagcacACCCCCCTGCGCAAGCACAAGAAGAAGGGGCGCCAGGCTCGCGCCGCCAACAAACAGTCACCCAACCCTTCCGAGACTTCTCAGTCGCCGGGACGAGAGGTGATGACCTACGCCCAGGCCCAGCGCATGGTGGAGGTGGACTTGCACGGCCGCGTCCATCGCATCAGCATCTTCGATAACCTCGACGTGGTTTCCGAGGATGAGGAGGTTCCCGAGGAGGTGCCAGAGAATGGGAGCAATAAGGAGAACACGGAGACTCAGAGCGTCCCGCCTAAATCTGGCAAGCACAAGAACAAGGAGAAGCGCAAGGACTCCAACCACCATCACCACAATGCCTCAGCAGGCACCACTCCCAAGCTCCCTGAGGTGGTGTACCGGGAGCTGGAGCAGGACACCCCTGACGCCCCACCTCGCCCCACCTCCTATTATAG GTACATTGAGAAGTCGGCAGAAGAGCTGGATGAGGAGGTGGAGTATGACATGGATGAGGAAGATTACATCTGGCTGGACATCATGAATGAGCGGCGGAAGACTGAAGGCGTGAGCCCCATTCCCCAAGAGATCTTTGAGTACCTGATGGACCGGCTGGAGAAGGAGTCCTACTTCGAGAGCCACAATAAAGGGGATCCAAATGCCTTGGTGGATGAGGATGCCGTCTGTTGCATCTGCAATGATGGGGAATGTCAGAACAGCAACGTCATCCTCTTTTGCGACATGTGCAACCTGGCCGTGCATCAGGAGTGCTACGGGGTGCCCTACATCCCAGAAGGACAGTGGCTCTGCAGACGGTGCCTGCAGTCGCCCTCACGAGCCGTGGACTGCGCCCTCTGCCCAAACAAGGGGGGAGCCTTCAAGCAGACGGACGATGGGCGCTGGGCACACGTGGTCTGTGCGCTCTGGATCCCAGAGGTGTGCTTTGCCAACACCGTCTTTCTGGAGCCTATCGACAGCATTGAGCACATCCCACCTGCGCGGTGGAAGCTGACCTGTTACATCTGTAAGCAGCGCGGCTCTGGGGCTTGCATCCAGTGTCACAAAGCCAACTGCTACACTGCCTTCCATGTCACCTGTGCCCAGCAAGCCGGGCTCTACATGAAGATGGAGCCAGTCCGGGAGACGGGAGCCAATGGTACCTCCTTCAGTGTGCGCAAAACCGCCTACTGCGACATCCATACGCCCCCAGGCTCCGTGCGCAGGCTTCCTGCCCTCTCTCACAGcgaaggggaagaggaggaggaggaagaagaggaggaagggaaaggctgGAGCTCTGAGAAAGTCAAAAAAGCAAAGGCCAAGTCTAGGATCAAGATGAAGAAGGCACGGAAGATCCTGGCGGAGAAAAGAGCTGCGGCGCCTGTGGTTTCTGTGCCCTGCATCCCTCCACACAG gcTCAGTAAGATCACAAACCGTTTAACCATCCAGAGGAAGAGCCAATTCATGCAGAGGCTGCACAGCTACTGGACTCTGAAGAGGCAGTCCCGCAACGGCGTTCCTCTGCTCCGCCGCCTTCAGACGCACTTGCAGTCACAAAGAAACTGCGACCAG AGAGACACTGAGGATAAGAACTGGGCCctgaaggagcagctgaagtcatggCAGCGCCTCCGCCATGACCTAGAGCGTGCACGCTTGCTGGTGGAGCTGATACGCAAGCGGGAGAAGCTCAAGAGAGAGACG ATCAAAGTGCAGCAGGTGGCATTGGAAATGCAGCTGACCcccttcctcatcctcctccgCAAGACGCTcgagcagctgcaggagaaagaCACGGGCAACATCTTCAGCGAGCCGGTCCCTCTGTCTGAGGTAACAGAAATCTACGAA GTCCCAGACTACCTGGATCACATCAAGAAGCCAATGGATTTTCAGacaatgaaacaaaacctgGAAGCCTATCGCTATCTGAATTTTGATGACTTTGAGGAGGATTTCAACCTGATTATCAACAACTGTTTGAAATACAATGCCAAAGACACAATCTTCTATCGGGCAGCCATCCGTCTACGAGAGCAGGGAGGTGCTGTTCTCCGGCAGGCTCGCCGGCAGGCCGAGAAGATGGGCATTGACTTTGAGACAGGCATGCATTTCCCCCACTGTGTAACAGTGGAGGAGGCTCAGGTCCAAGACATCGAGGATG AAGACGTACGGCTGCTGCTCTCAGAGAATCAGAAGCACCTTCCCTTGGAGGAGCAACTGAAGATCCTGCTGGAGCGGCTGGATGAGGTCAACGCTGGCAAGCAGAGCATAGGACGGTCCCGCCGGGCCAAGATGATCAAGAAGGAGATCACAGTGCTACGGCGGAAACTCGCTCACCCGCGGGACCTGGGCCGAGACGGGCTGGAGCGGCACGGCTCCTCTGCCAGGGGAGTCCTGCAGTCCCACAACCCCTGCGAGAAGGACCTGCAGACTGACAGCGCTGCCGAagagagcagcagccaggagaCTGGCAAAG GTCTGGGTCCCAACTCTTCTTCTACCCCAGCACACGAAGTTGGCAGGAGGACCTCAGTGCTCTTCTCCAAGAAGAACCCTAAAACTGCAGGCCCTCCAAAACGCCCAGGACGCCCTCCGAAGAATCGAGACAGCCAGATCACCCCCGGGCACGGCAACAGCCCCATCgggcccccccagctcccaatAATGGTGTCCTCACAGCGGCAGAGGAAGCGAGGGCGAAGCCCGCGTCCCAGCTCCAGCTCGGACAGTGACAGCGATAAATCCCCTGAAGACGGTCCCATGG ACCTGCCAGCCAACGGTTTCAGCAGCGGGAACCAGCCGGTGAAGAAGAGCTTCCTGGTGTACCGTAACGACTGCAATCTTCCCCGGAGCAGCTCCGACTCGGagtccagcagcagcagcagcagcagcgccgcTTCGGATCGCACCAG CACAACGCCCTCCAAGCAGGGCAGAGGGAAGCCCTCATTCTCCCGGGTGAACTTCCCCGAGGACAGCAGTGAGGACACGTCAGGGACGGAGAACGAGTCCTACTCCGTGGGCACAGGGCGAGGCGTGGGGCACGGCA TGGTGCGCAAGGGCATGGGGCGCGGTGCGGGGTGGCTCTCCGAGGATGAGGATTCCTCCCTGGATGCCCTGGACCTGGTGTGGGCCAAGTGCCGAGGGTACCCCTCCTACCCGGCGCTG ATCATCGACCCCAAGATGCCGCGGGAAGGCATGTTCCACCACggcgtccccatccctgtgcccccctTGGAGGTGTTGAAGCTGGGGGAGCAGATGACTCAGGAAGCGCGCGAGCATCTCTACCTTGTCCTCTTCTTCGACAACAAGCGCACTTG GCAGTGGTTGCCCCGGACGAAGCTGGTGCCTCTGGGGGTGAACCAGGACCTGGACAAGGAGAAGATGCTGGAGGGCCGCAAGTCCAACATCCGCAAGTCGGTGCAGATCGCCTACCACCGCGCCATGCAGCACCGCAACAAGGTGCAGGGCGAGCAGAGCAGCGACTCCAGCGAGAGCGACTGA
- the BRPF1 gene encoding peregrin isoform X1: protein MGVDFDVKTFCHNLRATKPPYECPVGTCRKIYKSYSGIEYHLYHYDHDNPPPPQHTPLRKHKKKGRQARAANKQSPNPSETSQSPGREVMTYAQAQRMVEVDLHGRVHRISIFDNLDVVSEDEEVPEEVPENGSNKENTETQSVPPKSGKHKNKEKRKDSNHHHHNASAGTTPKLPEVVYRELEQDTPDAPPRPTSYYRYIEKSAEELDEEVEYDMDEEDYIWLDIMNERRKTEGVSPIPQEIFEYLMDRLEKESYFESHNKGDPNALVDEDAVCCICNDGECQNSNVILFCDMCNLAVHQECYGVPYIPEGQWLCRRCLQSPSRAVDCALCPNKGGAFKQTDDGRWAHVVCALWIPEVCFANTVFLEPIDSIEHIPPARWKLTCYICKQRGSGACIQCHKANCYTAFHVTCAQQAGLYMKMEPVRETGANGTSFSVRKTAYCDIHTPPGSVRRLPALSHSEGEEEEEEEEEEGKGWSSEKVKKAKAKSRIKMKKARKILAEKRAAAPVVSVPCIPPHRLSKITNRLTIQRKSQFMQRLHSYWTLKRQSRNGVPLLRRLQTHLQSQRNCDQRDTEDKNWALKEQLKSWQRLRHDLERARLLVELIRKREKLKRETIKVQQVALEMQLTPFLILLRKTLEQLQEKDTGNIFSEPVPLSEVPDYLDHIKKPMDFQTMKQNLEAYRYLNFDDFEEDFNLIINNCLKYNAKDTIFYRAAIRLREQGGAVLRQARRQAEKMGIDFETGMHFPHCVTVEEAQVQDIEDEDVRLLLSENQKHLPLEEQLKILLERLDEVNAGKQSIGRSRRAKMIKKEITVLRRKLAHPRDLGRDGLERHGSSARGVLQSHNPCEKDLQTDSAAEESSSQETGKGLGPNSSSTPAHEVGRRTSVLFSKKNPKTAGPPKRPGRPPKNRDSQITPGHGNSPIGPPQLPIMVSSQRQRKRGRSPRPSSSSDSDSDKSPEDGPMDLPANGFSSGNQPVKKSFLVYRNDCNLPRSSSDSESSSSSSSSAASDRTSTTPSKQGRGKPSFSRVNFPEDSSEDTSGTENESYSVGTGRGVGHGSKYLSRAASGPAASVTLGGTQLTPLSSATVVRKGMGRGAGWLSEDEDSSLDALDLVWAKCRGYPSYPALIIDPKMPREGMFHHGVPIPVPPLEVLKLGEQMTQEAREHLYLVLFFDNKRTWQWLPRTKLVPLGVNQDLDKEKMLEGRKSNIRKSVQIAYHRAMQHRNKVQGEQSSDSSESD from the exons ATGGGCGTAGACTTCGACGTGAAGACCTTCTGCCACAACCTGCGCGCCACCAAGCCGCCCTACGAGTGCCCGGTGGGCACCTGCCGCAAGATCTACAAGAGCTACAGCGGGATCGAGTACCACCTGTACCACTATGACCATGAcaacccccccccgccccagcacACCCCCCTGCGCAAGCACAAGAAGAAGGGGCGCCAGGCTCGCGCCGCCAACAAACAGTCACCCAACCCTTCCGAGACTTCTCAGTCGCCGGGACGAGAGGTGATGACCTACGCCCAGGCCCAGCGCATGGTGGAGGTGGACTTGCACGGCCGCGTCCATCGCATCAGCATCTTCGATAACCTCGACGTGGTTTCCGAGGATGAGGAGGTTCCCGAGGAGGTGCCAGAGAATGGGAGCAATAAGGAGAACACGGAGACTCAGAGCGTCCCGCCTAAATCTGGCAAGCACAAGAACAAGGAGAAGCGCAAGGACTCCAACCACCATCACCACAATGCCTCAGCAGGCACCACTCCCAAGCTCCCTGAGGTGGTGTACCGGGAGCTGGAGCAGGACACCCCTGACGCCCCACCTCGCCCCACCTCCTATTATAG GTACATTGAGAAGTCGGCAGAAGAGCTGGATGAGGAGGTGGAGTATGACATGGATGAGGAAGATTACATCTGGCTGGACATCATGAATGAGCGGCGGAAGACTGAAGGCGTGAGCCCCATTCCCCAAGAGATCTTTGAGTACCTGATGGACCGGCTGGAGAAGGAGTCCTACTTCGAGAGCCACAATAAAGGGGATCCAAATGCCTTGGTGGATGAGGATGCCGTCTGTTGCATCTGCAATGATGGGGAATGTCAGAACAGCAACGTCATCCTCTTTTGCGACATGTGCAACCTGGCCGTGCATCAGGAGTGCTACGGGGTGCCCTACATCCCAGAAGGACAGTGGCTCTGCAGACGGTGCCTGCAGTCGCCCTCACGAGCCGTGGACTGCGCCCTCTGCCCAAACAAGGGGGGAGCCTTCAAGCAGACGGACGATGGGCGCTGGGCACACGTGGTCTGTGCGCTCTGGATCCCAGAGGTGTGCTTTGCCAACACCGTCTTTCTGGAGCCTATCGACAGCATTGAGCACATCCCACCTGCGCGGTGGAAGCTGACCTGTTACATCTGTAAGCAGCGCGGCTCTGGGGCTTGCATCCAGTGTCACAAAGCCAACTGCTACACTGCCTTCCATGTCACCTGTGCCCAGCAAGCCGGGCTCTACATGAAGATGGAGCCAGTCCGGGAGACGGGAGCCAATGGTACCTCCTTCAGTGTGCGCAAAACCGCCTACTGCGACATCCATACGCCCCCAGGCTCCGTGCGCAGGCTTCCTGCCCTCTCTCACAGcgaaggggaagaggaggaggaggaagaagaggaggaagggaaaggctgGAGCTCTGAGAAAGTCAAAAAAGCAAAGGCCAAGTCTAGGATCAAGATGAAGAAGGCACGGAAGATCCTGGCGGAGAAAAGAGCTGCGGCGCCTGTGGTTTCTGTGCCCTGCATCCCTCCACACAG gcTCAGTAAGATCACAAACCGTTTAACCATCCAGAGGAAGAGCCAATTCATGCAGAGGCTGCACAGCTACTGGACTCTGAAGAGGCAGTCCCGCAACGGCGTTCCTCTGCTCCGCCGCCTTCAGACGCACTTGCAGTCACAAAGAAACTGCGACCAG AGAGACACTGAGGATAAGAACTGGGCCctgaaggagcagctgaagtcatggCAGCGCCTCCGCCATGACCTAGAGCGTGCACGCTTGCTGGTGGAGCTGATACGCAAGCGGGAGAAGCTCAAGAGAGAGACG ATCAAAGTGCAGCAGGTGGCATTGGAAATGCAGCTGACCcccttcctcatcctcctccgCAAGACGCTcgagcagctgcaggagaaagaCACGGGCAACATCTTCAGCGAGCCGGTCCCTCTGTCTGAG GTCCCAGACTACCTGGATCACATCAAGAAGCCAATGGATTTTCAGacaatgaaacaaaacctgGAAGCCTATCGCTATCTGAATTTTGATGACTTTGAGGAGGATTTCAACCTGATTATCAACAACTGTTTGAAATACAATGCCAAAGACACAATCTTCTATCGGGCAGCCATCCGTCTACGAGAGCAGGGAGGTGCTGTTCTCCGGCAGGCTCGCCGGCAGGCCGAGAAGATGGGCATTGACTTTGAGACAGGCATGCATTTCCCCCACTGTGTAACAGTGGAGGAGGCTCAGGTCCAAGACATCGAGGATG AAGACGTACGGCTGCTGCTCTCAGAGAATCAGAAGCACCTTCCCTTGGAGGAGCAACTGAAGATCCTGCTGGAGCGGCTGGATGAGGTCAACGCTGGCAAGCAGAGCATAGGACGGTCCCGCCGGGCCAAGATGATCAAGAAGGAGATCACAGTGCTACGGCGGAAACTCGCTCACCCGCGGGACCTGGGCCGAGACGGGCTGGAGCGGCACGGCTCCTCTGCCAGGGGAGTCCTGCAGTCCCACAACCCCTGCGAGAAGGACCTGCAGACTGACAGCGCTGCCGAagagagcagcagccaggagaCTGGCAAAG GTCTGGGTCCCAACTCTTCTTCTACCCCAGCACACGAAGTTGGCAGGAGGACCTCAGTGCTCTTCTCCAAGAAGAACCCTAAAACTGCAGGCCCTCCAAAACGCCCAGGACGCCCTCCGAAGAATCGAGACAGCCAGATCACCCCCGGGCACGGCAACAGCCCCATCgggcccccccagctcccaatAATGGTGTCCTCACAGCGGCAGAGGAAGCGAGGGCGAAGCCCGCGTCCCAGCTCCAGCTCGGACAGTGACAGCGATAAATCCCCTGAAGACGGTCCCATGG ACCTGCCAGCCAACGGTTTCAGCAGCGGGAACCAGCCGGTGAAGAAGAGCTTCCTGGTGTACCGTAACGACTGCAATCTTCCCCGGAGCAGCTCCGACTCGGagtccagcagcagcagcagcagcagcgccgcTTCGGATCGCACCAG CACAACGCCCTCCAAGCAGGGCAGAGGGAAGCCCTCATTCTCCCGGGTGAACTTCCCCGAGGACAGCAGTGAGGACACGTCAGGGACGGAGAACGAGTCCTACTCCGTGGGCACAGGGCGAGGCGTGGGGCACGGCAGTAAGTACCTCAGCCGTGCAGCCTCAGGTCCGGCTGCCTCTGTCACCTTGGGGGGGACCCAGCTGActcccctctcctctgccaCAGTGGTGCGCAAGGGCATGGGGCGCGGTGCGGGGTGGCTCTCCGAGGATGAGGATTCCTCCCTGGATGCCCTGGACCTGGTGTGGGCCAAGTGCCGAGGGTACCCCTCCTACCCGGCGCTG ATCATCGACCCCAAGATGCCGCGGGAAGGCATGTTCCACCACggcgtccccatccctgtgcccccctTGGAGGTGTTGAAGCTGGGGGAGCAGATGACTCAGGAAGCGCGCGAGCATCTCTACCTTGTCCTCTTCTTCGACAACAAGCGCACTTG GCAGTGGTTGCCCCGGACGAAGCTGGTGCCTCTGGGGGTGAACCAGGACCTGGACAAGGAGAAGATGCTGGAGGGCCGCAAGTCCAACATCCGCAAGTCGGTGCAGATCGCCTACCACCGCGCCATGCAGCACCGCAACAAGGTGCAGGGCGAGCAGAGCAGCGACTCCAGCGAGAGCGACTGA